GTGTCGGCTCCGGTCCTCACCTGAGGGGCAGCGTGAGCCGGACACTCCACCCGCCCGAATCCGTCGGCCCGGTTTCCAGCACCGCGCCGACCAGGTCGGCCCTCTCCCGCATCCCGATCAGGCCGAGCCCCCGAGACGCCTCGGAGGCGCCCTCGCGTTCCGCGCCGGGATCGTTGTCGACCCGCAGCACGACCTCGGACTCCCCGTAGTCCAACCGCACCCGTACCCGCGCACCCCAGGCGTGGTCCCGCGCGTTGGCCAGCGCCTCCTGAGCCACCCGGTAGAACATGACGTCGGCGACCGGCGGCAGGGGTTGGCCGCCGCCGGTGCGCTCCAGGGTGACCTCACGGCCCAGGGCGCGTTCCCCGGCCACCAGGCGGTCGAGCACCTCGAGCCCCGGAACAGGCGCCCCGTCCGCCCGCGACTCCTCACCGGAGGCCCCGCGTGACCCGTCCGGATACTCCCCGGGTTCGCGTAGGGCGCCGACCACCATCCGCAGGTTCTCCAGGGTCTCCTTCCCCTGGAGCCTGATCCACTCGATGGTCGGTGCGACAGCCGGGGCGTCCCGGCCCGCCAGCTTCTCGGCCGCGCCCGCCTGCACCACCATCCCGGAGAGGTGGTGTGCGGCGATGTCGTGCAGCTCCCGTGCCATGCGCGTGCGCTCGGCCCGGACGGCACCGCGCGTCCGCTCCCGCTCCTCCTCGATCGCCCTGGCCCGCTCCCGCTGGGCAAAGCGCCGCCGTACGGCCACGTCGTTGCCGACGAAGCCCAGCACACCGAAGGTGAGCGCTGCGGACATCACCTGCCCGATACCGGCCATCAGCGGATCCGTCACGGGGACGGGGGGTGCGGACGGGACGAACGGCGGCAGCGCGAACACGGCCCCGAAGGCACCCAGAACGAGCGCGACCGCCACGAGCACCCAGGTGAGCCGCCGCAGAGTGAGGACGGTGCCGCACGTATAGGCCACGAAGAACGACGCCAGGCTCTGGAAGGCGGTATCGGCTGGCAGGAGGGCGATGATCCCCACCTGGGCCGCCACCACGAGGGACAGGCACAGCAGGGGGTTTCGTCTGCGCACGCACAGCGCCATGGACTGCGCGACCACCAGGGCGGCGAGCACGGCCGCCTCGGTCGGTGCGAGCGGGGTCCCCTCCGCCCTCGCGAGGACCACCACCGAGTAGAACAGGGAGGCCGAGACGAGCGCGACGAACACACCCAGGAGGAGGTCACGGCTGA
This DNA window, taken from Nocardiopsis exhalans, encodes the following:
- a CDS encoding sensor histidine kinase gives rise to the protein MRRENPAGPEGAEGERNPFAGPVPRLLERFDAGLTRVGLRGPFSRDLLLGVFVALVSASLFYSVVVLARAEGTPLAPTEAAVLAALVVAQSMALCVRRRNPLLCLSLVVAAQVGIIALLPADTAFQSLASFFVAYTCGTVLTLRRLTWVLVAVALVLGAFGAVFALPPFVPSAPPVPVTDPLMAGIGQVMSAALTFGVLGFVGNDVAVRRRFAQRERARAIEEERERTRGAVRAERTRMARELHDIAAHHLSGMVVQAGAAEKLAGRDAPAVAPTIEWIRLQGKETLENLRMVVGALREPGEYPDGSRGASGEESRADGAPVPGLEVLDRLVAGERALGREVTLERTGGGQPLPPVADVMFYRVAQEALANARDHAWGARVRVRLDYGESEVVLRVDNDPGAEREGASEASRGLGLIGMRERADLVGAVLETGPTDSGGWSVRLTLPLR